The following nucleotide sequence is from Campylobacter coli 76339.
AACACAATCATTTGAAACTCCTAAATTCACATTCACTTTAGTGCGAAGTCCAAGTCCTATACCATTTGGATCAAGACTTTTATGATTGATATTCGCTGGAATAATAATCTTGCCACAAGCTATATTTTCAAGCAAAAAATCTTTACTTACTTCTTCCTTTTGAGCAACAATCTCCATTTCTTTGGTAAAAATACCTTCTTTAGCGTAAAGCATTTGAGTTTTCATATTTATCCTTTAAAAAATTTGGATAAATGAGGGTGCAAGTAAATTGTAGAAAGTATAAATCTTCCCGACGCTAGCATTATCTAGTTCCGGTTCGGTCTAAGCTTTTAGCTTACTCTCAGCCTGTATCACAAGCTCCCGTCATTTATGTTTTAATTATACTCTTTGAATATTTTATTTTTGCTTTATACGAGAAGTCTTAGTAAAATTTATAAGTTCTTCGGTAGTTTTGATATGATAAGGAAGTTTACCAAGGCAATACTTGAAAATTTCAGTCGCAGCCAAAGCATCATTTAAGGCTCTATGATGGGCATTTTTTATCCCTAAAAGTTCTTTTAAAACATCTAGTTTATATCTTGGACTTTCTATGCAGCACTGCGCAAATTCTATGGTGCAAATACGACGATTAAGTAAAATTCCAAAACCGCATTCATTTAAGGCCTTAGAAATAAAACCATAATCAAAACGCACATTATGCGCGACAAAAATACTGTCTTTTAAAAAAAGTCTAAAATCATTTAAAACCTTAGTCAAACTAGGTGCATCTTTTACCATATCCAAATCAATCCCTGTAAGTTCTGTAATATTTTCAGGAATTTCTTTTACTTGCACTAAGGAGCTAAAACGATCAATTTCTTGCAAATTTTTTATCTTAACTGCACCTATTTCTAAAATTTGTCCGTTTTTAATCCCACCTGTACTTTCTATATCTACAATACAAAAAATTTCTTCTTTAATCTTTTTTGTGCGCGTTTGTAGGGTAAAAATATTATTTTTATCTAAAGTTAAACCCAAGCCCAAAAGCTCAAAAGTTTCTAGATCAAGTTCGTAATCTTTCAATTCTTCAATCTTCTTAAATTCATTGATTACCCATTCATAAGGCTTACTTTGTTTGCTTAAAATAGAAATAATCTGATCAACTTGCTGTAAACTCAAAATTCAAGCTTTAAAGATGAAATTGAAGTTTTATAATCATTTGAAGAAAAAATATAACTTCCAGCGACTAAAATATCTGCACCCGCAGCTTCTAAATCGCTTGCATTTAGTCCATTAACTCCGCCATCAACCTCTATAAAAACCTTAGCATTTTTTTCATCGATCAGTCGTCTTAGCTCTTTGATTTTATCATAGACTAAAGGTAAAAATTTTTGCCCTCCAAAGCCAGGATTAACACTCATTAAAAGCACCATATCTACAAACTCTATCATATGTTTTATAGAATTTATAGGAGTGTGTGGATTTAAAACAATAGCAGGATGAATTCCTTGACTTCTTATATACTCGCAAAGTCTTATAGGATGAGGCTCACTTTCCATATGAAAAGAAATAAATTTAGGTTTGATAGGGATAAAAAGATCTACAAATTTACCTACATCTTTTACCATCAAATGAACATCTAAAGGAATTAAAGTAATAGTTGAAATTTTTTCTATCACACAGGGTCCAAAGGTTAAATTTGGAACAAAATGTCCATCCATAACATCAATATGCAAAAGATCGGCTCCCGCCTCGTCAATTGCTTTAATCTCTTCTTCTAGTTTTAAAAAATTAGCCGATAACAAACTCGGAGCTACATACATCAATTTAACCTTGTAAAATAAAAAATTTTAAAGAAAAATATTTTATCTATTTATAAATTAAAAATAGTATAAATATTTGAATATTTTAAGCTTAAATTTGATAAAATCTTCATTTAAAATTTCCAAAGGATATAAATATGGCAAGAATATGTCAAATCACAGGCAAGGGACCAATGGTGGGTAATAATGTCAGCCACGCTAACAATAAAACAAAAAGACGCTTTTTACCTAATCTTAGAACAGTTCGCGTAACCCTAGAAGATGGCACTACAAGAAAAATGAGAATCGCTGCTTCTACTTTAAGAACTTTAAAAAAACAAAACTCTAACTAAACTCTTGAGGATTCGTC
It contains:
- a CDS encoding DEDDh 3'-5' exonuclease domain of the epsilon subunit of DNA polymerase III, whose product is MSLQQVDQIISILSKQSKPYEWVINEFKKIEELKDYELDLETFELLGLGLTLDKNNIFTLQTRTKKIKEEIFCIVDIESTGGIKNGQILEIGAVKIKNLQEIDRFSSLVQVKEIPENITELTGIDLDMVKDAPSLTKVLNDFRLFLKDSIFVAHNVRFDYGFISKALNECGFGILLNRRICTIEFAQCCIESPRYKLDVLKELLGIKNAHHRALNDALAATEIFKYCLGKLPYHIKTTEELINFTKTSRIKQK
- a CDS encoding Ribulose-phosphate 3-epimerase, with protein sequence MYVAPSLLSANFLKLEEEIKAIDEAGADLLHIDVMDGHFVPNLTFGPCVIEKISTITLIPLDVHLMVKDVGKFVDLFIPIKPKFISFHMESEPHPIRLCEYIRSQGIHPAIVLNPHTPINSIKHMIEFVDMVLLMSVNPGFGGQKFLPLVYDKIKELRRLIDEKNAKVFIEVDGGVNGLNASDLEAAGADILVAGSYIFSSNDYKTSISSLKLEF
- a CDS encoding LSU ribosomal protein L28p, with the protein product MARICQITGKGPMVGNNVSHANNKTKRRFLPNLRTVRVTLEDGTTRKMRIAASTLRTLKKQNSN